The Microbacterium esteraromaticum genome contains the following window.
TCCCGTGACCCGTATGTCGGTGACTCCGTTCGTACGCGCACGCTCCCGAGTGTGCGTCACCCCGAGAAGGTCGCAACTGGAGCCGATCAGGTCAAGCAGTTCGGGGTCCTTGTTGCTGATGCGAAGGATCCCGCGTGAACAACTCCCTTCAGCGTCAAAGATGCCTCCCAGGAAACCTCGGTGCCACTCGACAGACGGCGAGGCCGGGGTCAGCACGAGTGCCTCGATCGCTGCAACGTTCATTGCAGCCGCGGTGTGAATCGCGTTCAACGCCCTATGCTTGGCAGTCGCCGGCGCGAACTGTCGCGCATGCGTCTTCACTCCTTCTTGTTCGAGGTACTCACGCGCTCGTGTGAGTGCTTCGTCATCGATCAACGCCAGCCGGAACGAGTTGATCCTTCTGGTCTGCTTGCCGACACGGTACTCGCCGTGGAAGATGGCAGCGTCGCCTCGGATGATCCCAGCAAGGTAGCCGCGGCGATAATCTCGGCAAAGCGTCGCGTTCTCCGATGACGGACCGACGCCGAAGCCCATCAGCCTGTTGTTCAGCGTGAGGTGAGGGCGTTTACCGACCTCAGCATCCGTGACATGCTTCCATCCGCGATCCGTCAGAAACCGATGATCACCGCTGGCGGTCAGCGTCGTTCCGTCCGCGAGTGTCACCTTGAAAGCCGGTTTCGTTGTCTGCCACTTCGCTTCGATACGCGTCTTCTGGTAGCGACGGTGGGAGCCCTGCTTCACGGTGCCGATAACCTCGTCGCCGACTTCAAGCGCACTGAGTGCGCGCTGTCGGCCATCCGCACAGAGGATCAGGGTTGCCGGATCTAGGCAGTACACGCAGGCATGGCTGCATCCGCGATAGGGGTTGATCGTCCACCGGAACGGCATCTTCGATGGTCCGGGAACACTGTTCAGCGCCGACTTCGCCAGCACCTCGTGAAAGGTCATCCCCGCGAATTCGGGCGTCGTGACCGAGCGCACGATGCCGCTGCGGTTCTCCAGCCCGGGCAGCGCAGCGGCATCCGTGTCGTCGAGCGTCTGTCCCTGCCATCG
Protein-coding sequences here:
- a CDS encoding intein-containing Rv2578c family radical SAM protein, which codes for MRWQGQTLDDTDAAALPGLENRSGIVRSVTTPEFAGMTFHEVLAKSALNSVPGPSKMPFRWTINPYRGCSHACVYCLDPATLILCADGRQRALSALEVGDEVIGTVKQGSHRRYQKTRIEAKWQTTKPAFKVTLADGTTLTASGDHRFLTDRGWKHVTDAEVGKRPHLTLNNRLMGFGVGPSSENATLCRDYRRGYLAGIIRGDAAIFHGEYRVGKQTRRINSFRLALIDDEALTRAREYLEQEGVKTHARQFAPATAKHRALNAIHTAAAMNVAAIEALVLTPASPSVEWHRGFLGGIFDAEGSCSRGILRISNKDPELLDLIGSSCDLLGVTHTRERARTNGVTDIRVTGGLPMRQRFFLVADPAITRKLDVVGSAVKTAADLRVVSIEPLDGDRELIDITTGTGDFIANGVISHNCFARGTHEYLDLDGGADFDTQVVVKTNVVDVLRRELRRGSWQHETVALGTNTDPYQRAEGRYRLMPGIIAALAESGTPMSILTKGTLIRRDIPVLTEAARRVPIDVQMSIAMYNDELQHSIEPGTPSTQARLDTVRALTDAGFRVGVFLMPVLPHLTDSIAAIDEALRRIKETGADHVVYGALHLRAGVKPWFLQWLEREHPELLSSYRGLYPGSSAEAPKAYRQWLGRRMRPLIRVHGLEVQSEPEHDRIRGMRRVQVGAAAAKVVRPAAPMLF